A window of the Natronomonas salina genome harbors these coding sequences:
- a CDS encoding sugar phosphate nucleotidyltransferase: MDVSTGIVLAAGEGTRLRPLTHNRPKTMLPAADRPILEHVLDVLVECGIDQLCVVVGYHHERVQEHFGHAYRDVPITYVHQRKQLGSAHALLQAKNEVEGPMLVLNGDRVIDERIVSEVTVGFDGTPTLAVMEHSTPSNYGAVKVSNGRLTELEERPEADTYRLINAGVYAFDESVFDAIQRTPRRSGELPLPDVIETLLDDGEVRAVQTDGLWVDATYPWDLLFLKRELLARGRVSQPAREGKVWVADSARVHRDATIQGPAVVGPDTEVAAGAVIGPDVAIGRNGTIGANATLENVLLDADCRVAAGSTIVDCVAGADVTIGAGSTVPGGPSDVRVGDRVFEDQNIGAVLADRVEVGGNVSFHPGAMVGANANVETGAQVRGAVDEDAEVVR, encoded by the coding sequence ATGGACGTCTCCACCGGCATCGTCCTCGCGGCGGGCGAGGGGACGCGGCTCAGGCCGCTGACCCACAACCGCCCGAAGACGATGCTCCCCGCTGCGGATCGCCCCATTCTGGAACACGTACTCGACGTCCTCGTCGAGTGCGGCATCGACCAGCTCTGCGTCGTCGTCGGCTACCACCACGAGCGCGTCCAGGAGCACTTCGGCCACGCATACCGCGACGTTCCGATCACCTACGTCCACCAGCGCAAGCAGCTCGGGAGCGCCCACGCCCTGCTGCAGGCGAAGAACGAGGTCGAGGGCCCGATGCTCGTCCTCAACGGCGACCGCGTCATCGACGAGCGGATCGTCTCGGAGGTCACCGTCGGGTTCGACGGCACGCCGACGCTCGCCGTGATGGAGCACTCGACGCCGTCGAACTACGGCGCGGTCAAGGTCTCGAACGGCCGGCTGACCGAACTCGAAGAGCGGCCAGAGGCCGACACCTATCGGCTCATCAACGCCGGCGTCTACGCCTTCGACGAGTCGGTCTTCGACGCCATCCAGCGGACGCCCCGGCGCAGCGGCGAACTCCCGCTGCCCGACGTCATCGAGACGCTGCTCGACGACGGCGAGGTGCGGGCCGTCCAGACCGACGGCCTCTGGGTGGACGCGACGTACCCCTGGGACCTGCTGTTCCTGAAGCGGGAGCTGCTCGCCCGGGGGCGCGTCTCCCAGCCGGCCCGCGAGGGGAAGGTCTGGGTCGCGGATAGCGCGCGCGTCCACCGCGACGCGACGATCCAGGGACCCGCCGTCGTCGGCCCCGACACCGAGGTCGCCGCCGGCGCCGTCATCGGCCCCGACGTCGCCATCGGTCGCAACGGGACGATCGGCGCGAACGCCACCCTCGAGAACGTGCTGCTTGACGCCGACTGCCGCGTCGCCGCGGGCTCGACGATCGTCGACTGCGTCGCCGGCGCCGACGTGACGATCGGTGCGGGCTCGACCGTCCCGGGCGGCCCGAGCGACGTCCGGGTCGGGGACCGGGTCTTCGAGGACCAGAACATCGGCGCGGTGCTGGCCGACCGGGTTGAGGTCGGCGGCAACGTCTCGTTCCACCCGGGCGCGATGGTCGGGGCGAACGCGAACGTCGAGACGGGCGCGCAGGTGAGAGGGGCTGTCGACGAGGACGCGGAGGTGGTCCGCTGA
- a CDS encoding spermidine synthase: MGLEILAGRVIAPQFGSSIYTWGTIIGVFLAALSAGYYRGGKLAGRANDRRLVRLLLGTAGYVAIVVFAGELLVRSTVALPLPSRAASLPAVVLLFGPPTYLLGFISPYAAELSEKRGIGEASGHVYAVGTIGSIFGAFGTTYLLVPTFGIDAIAFLFGVLLVGTAALLTLPSPSRSSIVAVAFALVLLVAAFSTGYAGVSVDGRVVYETQTQYQELRVADMGDTRTLYLDGQRHSAMDKSAPNRHVFEYTRYFHMPYLFASDPDQIDRVLFVGGGGFTGPKRFAEEYNATVDVVEIDPEVISVAKGYFRVEESEQLNIHQGDGRQYLRDTETEYDLIVLDAYKKDKVPFHLTTEEFMELSSDRLSEDGMLMANLISAPSGPASQFYRAEYRTMDRVFPNVYSFPTSNANVVQNIELVATKNDTVVTEETLRERNERRDIGIDLSREIDSYRRDEDVGDAPVLRDDYAPVDSLLDPMVGQRYVIEQTNGTTASG, translated from the coding sequence ATGGGTCTGGAGATCCTCGCCGGCAGGGTCATCGCGCCGCAGTTCGGCAGCAGCATCTACACCTGGGGGACGATCATCGGCGTGTTCCTGGCGGCGCTGAGCGCGGGCTACTACCGCGGCGGGAAGCTCGCGGGCCGCGCGAACGACCGCCGGCTCGTCCGGTTGCTGCTCGGGACCGCGGGCTACGTGGCGATCGTCGTCTTCGCCGGCGAGTTGCTCGTCCGGTCGACGGTCGCCTTGCCGCTGCCGAGCCGTGCGGCGTCGCTGCCCGCCGTCGTGTTGCTGTTCGGGCCGCCGACGTACCTGCTGGGGTTCATCAGCCCTTACGCCGCCGAGCTCTCCGAGAAGCGCGGCATCGGCGAGGCGTCGGGCCACGTCTACGCCGTCGGCACCATCGGCAGCATCTTCGGCGCCTTCGGGACGACCTACCTGCTCGTCCCGACGTTCGGTATCGACGCCATCGCCTTCCTCTTCGGCGTCCTCCTCGTCGGGACGGCGGCGCTGCTGACGCTGCCGTCGCCGTCGCGGTCGTCGATCGTCGCGGTCGCATTCGCGCTCGTGCTGCTGGTCGCGGCCTTCAGCACAGGCTACGCGGGCGTCTCCGTCGACGGCCGGGTCGTCTACGAGACCCAGACCCAGTACCAGGAGCTGCGGGTCGCCGACATGGGCGACACCCGGACGCTGTACCTCGACGGCCAGCGGCACAGCGCGATGGACAAGAGCGCGCCGAACCGCCACGTCTTCGAGTACACCCGCTACTTCCACATGCCGTACCTGTTCGCGTCCGACCCCGACCAGATCGACCGGGTGCTGTTCGTCGGCGGCGGCGGGTTCACGGGGCCCAAGCGGTTCGCCGAGGAGTACAACGCGACCGTCGACGTCGTCGAGATCGACCCGGAGGTCATCAGCGTCGCGAAGGGGTACTTCCGCGTCGAGGAGTCCGAGCAGCTCAACATCCACCAGGGCGACGGCCGGCAGTACCTCCGGGACACCGAGACGGAGTACGACCTCATCGTCCTTGACGCCTACAAGAAGGACAAGGTCCCGTTCCACCTGACCACCGAGGAGTTCATGGAACTCTCTAGCGACCGCCTCTCCGAGGACGGCATGCTCATGGCGAACCTCATCTCGGCGCCCTCCGGGCCGGCCTCGCAGTTCTACCGCGCGGAGTACCGGACGATGGACCGCGTCTTCCCCAACGTCTACTCGTTCCCGACCTCGAACGCCAACGTCGTCCAGAACATCGAACTGGTGGCGACGAAGAACGACACCGTCGTCACCGAGGAGACGCTCCGCGAGCGCAACGAGCGCCGCGACATCGGCATCGACCTCTCCAGGGAGATCGACAGCTACCGGCGCGACGAGGACGTCGGCGACGCGCCGGTGCTCCGCGACGACTACGCGCCCGTCGACTCGCTGCTCGACCCGATGGTCGGCCAGCGGTACGTCATCGAGCAGACGAACGGGACGACGGCGAGCGGCTGA
- a CDS encoding tRNA pseudouridine(54/55) synthase Pus10: MDPDLIDGARALLATGQLCDSCLGRPVADRSFGLTNAERGRALRTTVALAQDEPFEAPDAECWVCEGTCERFDELADRVVEALGDTELYTYQIGTRVPPLLEENDRLLRLDAGFDEDAGEQLKTEVNREVGRRVGRKLGADVDFERPDVQFLLDLEDDRVEVQRNSIAIYGRYRKLERDIPQTEWEKFDESVEELVAPPFLSAFRGTEAVFHGAGREDVDALMLGPGRPFVLEVKQPRRRDADLDELQAEVEAQADGKAEVEDLAFASHEMVERVKEHDASKTYRASVRFDEDVSEADFEDALAELDGVTVEQRTPHRVDHRRADLVRERQVLSIEGDLEDARTATVDVHGEGGLYIKELVSGDEGRTEPSLAGLLGVAATVSALDVVDVQGVDEPFLTDEYRLEREGDPVAGHA; this comes from the coding sequence ATGGATCCGGACCTCATCGACGGCGCCCGCGCGCTCCTGGCGACGGGGCAGCTCTGCGACTCCTGTCTCGGCCGCCCCGTCGCCGACCGCAGCTTCGGGCTCACCAACGCCGAACGGGGGCGGGCGCTCCGCACCACCGTCGCCCTCGCCCAGGACGAGCCCTTCGAGGCTCCCGACGCCGAGTGCTGGGTCTGCGAGGGCACCTGCGAGCGGTTCGACGAGCTGGCCGACCGGGTCGTCGAAGCGCTCGGCGACACGGAGCTGTACACCTACCAGATCGGGACGCGCGTCCCACCCCTGCTCGAGGAGAACGACCGCCTGCTCAGACTCGACGCCGGCTTCGACGAGGACGCCGGCGAGCAGCTGAAGACCGAGGTCAACCGCGAGGTGGGGCGCCGCGTCGGCCGGAAACTCGGCGCCGACGTCGACTTCGAGCGCCCCGACGTCCAGTTCCTGCTCGACCTCGAGGACGACCGCGTCGAGGTCCAGCGCAACTCCATCGCGATCTACGGCCGCTACCGGAAGCTCGAGCGGGACATCCCCCAGACGGAGTGGGAGAAGTTCGACGAGAGCGTCGAGGAGCTCGTCGCGCCGCCGTTCCTCAGCGCGTTCCGCGGGACAGAGGCGGTCTTCCACGGCGCCGGCCGCGAGGACGTCGACGCGCTGATGCTCGGCCCTGGCCGGCCGTTCGTCCTCGAGGTCAAACAGCCCCGACGCCGCGACGCCGACCTCGACGAACTGCAGGCCGAGGTCGAAGCGCAGGCCGACGGCAAAGCCGAGGTCGAGGACCTCGCGTTCGCCTCCCACGAGATGGTCGAGCGCGTCAAGGAGCACGACGCCTCGAAGACCTACCGCGCGTCCGTCCGCTTCGACGAGGACGTGTCAGAAGCCGACTTCGAGGACGCCCTCGCGGAACTGGACGGCGTCACCGTCGAGCAGCGGACCCCACACCGCGTCGACCACCGCCGCGCCGACCTCGTCCGCGAGCGACAGGTCCTCTCCATCGAGGGCGACCTCGAGGACGCACGCACGGCGACCGTCGACGTCCACGGGGAGGGCGGCCTCTACATCAAGGAACTCGTCAGCGGCGACGAGGGCCGGACCGAGCCAAGCCTCGCCGGGCTACTGGGCGTCGCGGCGACCGTGAGCGCACTCGACGTCGTCGACGTCCAGGGCGTCGACGAACCGTTCCTGACCGACGAGTACCGGCTGGAACGCGAGGGCGACCCCGTCGCCGGCCACGCCTAG
- a CDS encoding response regulator yields the protein MSKDVILVVEDEPELADLYSGWLEQNYPVRVAHDGSEALEKFDEDVEIVLLDRQLPGMDGDAVLPLLRDRKPDVQVAMVTAVEPDVDVVDMGFDAYITKPIREDDIYELVDHLLHRRVYDENVRELFAAISKQIALENQHDREELEDDPQYQYLLAQIDKLRDETADLAEQFDDDEFKTALSALH from the coding sequence ATGAGCAAAGACGTCATTCTCGTCGTCGAGGACGAGCCAGAACTCGCGGACCTGTACAGCGGCTGGCTGGAGCAGAACTACCCAGTACGGGTCGCACACGACGGGTCGGAGGCCCTCGAGAAGTTCGACGAGGACGTCGAGATCGTCCTGCTGGACCGGCAGCTCCCCGGGATGGACGGCGACGCCGTCCTCCCGCTCCTCCGGGACCGCAAGCCCGACGTGCAGGTCGCGATGGTCACCGCCGTCGAGCCCGACGTCGACGTCGTCGACATGGGCTTCGACGCCTACATCACGAAGCCCATCCGCGAGGACGACATCTACGAGCTCGTCGACCACCTCCTGCACCGGCGCGTCTACGACGAGAACGTCCGCGAGCTGTTCGCGGCCATCTCCAAACAGATCGCCCTCGAGAACCAGCACGACCGCGAGGAGCTCGAGGACGACCCGCAGTACCAGTACCTGCTGGCCCAGATTGACAAGCTTCGCGACGAGACCGCGGATCTCGCCGAGCAGTTCGACGACGACGAGTTCAAGACCGCACTTTCGGCGCTGCACTGA
- a CDS encoding lamin tail domain-containing protein gives MIDGDTMEVRMPDGSQDTIRLLGVDTPETSASETSPDEWEGIPDNSDGRAWLTSWGNDATAYAEDHLAGEEIYIETDSESDRRGTYDRLLVYASQSESADTSFNLRLIEDGYARMYDTQFTQRSTYEAAESQAQNGDVGVWNYDATDTSTPTAAPDGGQQSGSLTVSGVHADADGNDHENLNDEYVEFTNDGESAIDMSGWTLSDQADHTYQFPSGFTLGAGDSVTIYTGSGSDTEDDLYWGSGRAVWNNGGDTIYVTDDAGETVIEHVYDG, from the coding sequence GTGATCGACGGCGACACGATGGAGGTCCGGATGCCGGACGGCAGTCAGGACACGATCCGGCTGCTCGGCGTCGATACCCCCGAGACGAGCGCCTCGGAGACGAGCCCCGACGAGTGGGAGGGCATCCCCGATAATTCGGACGGCCGAGCGTGGCTCACGTCGTGGGGTAACGATGCAACCGCCTACGCGGAGGACCACCTCGCCGGCGAGGAGATCTACATCGAGACGGACTCCGAGTCCGACCGTCGCGGCACCTACGATCGGCTGCTCGTCTACGCCTCGCAGTCGGAATCCGCGGACACATCGTTCAACCTGCGGCTGATCGAGGACGGCTACGCGCGGATGTACGACACGCAGTTCACGCAGCGCTCGACGTATGAGGCCGCCGAATCGCAGGCGCAGAACGGCGACGTCGGCGTCTGGAACTACGATGCCACGGACACGTCGACGCCGACCGCGGCACCGGACGGCGGCCAGCAGTCCGGGTCGCTGACCGTCTCGGGCGTCCACGCCGACGCGGACGGCAACGACCACGAGAACCTCAACGACGAGTACGTCGAGTTCACCAACGACGGCGAGAGCGCGATCGACATGAGCGGCTGGACCCTATCGGACCAGGCCGACCACACCTACCAGTTCCCGTCCGGGTTCACGCTCGGGGCGGGCGATTCGGTGACCATCTACACCGGGAGCGGCTCGGATACCGAGGACGATCTCTACTGGGGGTCGGGCCGGGCCGTCTGGAACAACGGCGGAGACACCATCTACGTCACCGACGACGCCGGCGAGACGGTGATCGAACACGTGTACGACGGCTGA
- the rnhB gene encoding ribonuclease HII yields the protein MKFGVDEAGKGPVLGSMFAAAVRAPLEALPDGIDDSKRLTDATREDLADRLRADDRVAVGLAEITPTRIDDGNMNDLTVAAHAEALSAVVEVGDAGLCDAGDVDADRFAARVAERVDADVNVAAEHGADGADELVGAASIVAKSARERHVVALSEEFGDVGSGYPSDPTTREFLRDHVERTGELPDCARTSWSTCDDVLAAAEQSALGDF from the coding sequence GTGAAGTTCGGCGTCGACGAAGCCGGCAAGGGCCCCGTCCTGGGGTCGATGTTCGCCGCGGCCGTCAGGGCGCCCCTCGAGGCCCTCCCGGACGGCATCGACGACTCCAAGCGGCTCACCGACGCGACCCGCGAGGACCTCGCTGACCGGCTCCGCGCGGACGACCGCGTCGCCGTCGGCCTCGCGGAGATCACCCCCACCCGCATCGACGACGGGAACATGAACGACCTCACGGTCGCCGCGCACGCGGAGGCGCTCTCGGCGGTCGTCGAGGTTGGCGACGCGGGCCTCTGTGACGCGGGCGACGTCGACGCCGACCGGTTCGCCGCTCGCGTCGCCGAACGGGTGGACGCCGACGTGAATGTCGCCGCGGAACACGGTGCCGACGGTGCGGACGAACTCGTCGGCGCCGCGAGCATCGTCGCCAAGAGCGCCCGGGAGCGACACGTCGTCGCGCTCAGCGAGGAGTTCGGCGACGTCGGCAGCGGCTACCCCAGCGACCCGACGACCCGCGAGTTCCTCCGCGACCACGTCGAAAGGACGGGCGAACTCCCGGATTGCGCGCGGACCTCGTGGTCGACCTGCGACGACGTCCTCGCAGCGGCAGAACAGTCCGCGCTCGGCGACTTCTGA
- a CDS encoding dipeptide epimerase — protein sequence MNPSFETVELALDVPFTIARGTTTTTENVVVEIEHEGETGYGAAAPSRHYGETAATVEALLPELLEVVASVSDPHARREIHDRMDEVARENPAAKAAVDVALWDLAGKLLDQPVYRLLGLSADSDGCPPTSFTVGLDDTRAMTRRARQAADAGYPILKVKLGTDRDLRIVEAIRAVAPDVTLRVDANEAWTPTEAVRKCEALAEYGVEFVEQPVPAENPSGLRHVHERSPLPIAADESCLTADDVPAVADRCDVANLKLMKTGGLTPALELIHAGRAHGLEVMCGCMIETNAAIAGAAHLLPLLDYADLDGSLLLESDSFGGIEVTEGQFDLQSVQHGTGATPR from the coding sequence ATGAACCCGAGCTTCGAGACGGTCGAGCTGGCCCTGGACGTCCCCTTCACCATCGCCCGCGGGACGACGACTACGACCGAGAACGTCGTCGTCGAGATCGAACACGAGGGGGAGACCGGCTACGGCGCGGCGGCGCCATCGCGGCACTACGGGGAGACGGCGGCGACGGTCGAGGCGCTGCTGCCAGAGCTCCTCGAGGTCGTCGCGTCCGTCAGCGACCCGCACGCGCGTCGCGAAATCCACGACCGGATGGACGAGGTAGCTAGGGAGAATCCGGCCGCGAAGGCCGCCGTCGACGTCGCACTCTGGGACCTCGCCGGGAAGCTCCTCGACCAGCCGGTCTACCGGTTGCTCGGGCTCTCAGCCGATTCCGATGGCTGTCCACCGACCTCGTTCACCGTCGGTCTCGACGACACGCGGGCGATGACCCGCCGGGCCCGCCAGGCCGCCGACGCCGGCTACCCGATTCTGAAGGTGAAACTCGGGACCGACCGCGACCTGCGGATCGTCGAGGCCATCCGCGCCGTCGCCCCAGACGTGACGCTGCGCGTCGACGCCAACGAGGCCTGGACGCCGACGGAGGCCGTCCGGAAGTGCGAGGCGCTGGCCGAGTACGGCGTCGAGTTCGTCGAGCAGCCGGTGCCCGCCGAGAATCCGTCGGGGCTCCGGCACGTCCACGAGCGCTCGCCGCTGCCAATCGCCGCCGACGAATCCTGCCTCACCGCCGACGACGTCCCGGCCGTCGCCGACCGCTGCGACGTCGCGAACCTGAAGCTGATGAAGACCGGCGGGCTCACGCCGGCCCTGGAGTTGATCCACGCCGGGCGAGCTCACGGGCTGGAGGTGATGTGCGGCTGCATGATCGAGACGAACGCCGCCATCGCCGGTGCCGCCCACCTGCTCCCGCTGCTCGACTACGCCGACCTCGACGGGTCGCTGCTGCTCGAGTCAGATTCCTTTGGCGGCATCGAGGTGACCGAAGGACAGTTCGATCTACAGAGCGTCCAGCATGGGACCGGCGCCACACCACGGTAG
- a CDS encoding DUF1611 domain-containing protein — MRIAILAHEQFPDRAKTAVGVLRYGDQEVVAVLDRDSAGTTVGDHLPDVDADDVPVVEGVEDAPAFDALVIGIAPIGGGFDESWRSDVRGAIEQGADVVSGLHYFLENDAEFRNLADEHGVELRDVRKPPDDLTVADGVARDLDCEIVLTVGTDCSTGKMTTTLELVEAAREAGLDAGFVPTGQTGIVIAGWGVPIDRTISDFTNGAVERMLVERADEHDYLFVEGQGSIFHPAYSAVTCGILHGAMPDHLVLCHEAGREAIHGYESFSIPDPGRVADRYLDLAENVAPAELLGGALNTYELDDDEADAAIEAYEESIGVPAVDPVRDGAEELIEQL; from the coding sequence ATGCGCATCGCGATCCTCGCCCACGAGCAGTTCCCGGACCGCGCGAAGACGGCGGTCGGTGTCCTCCGGTACGGCGACCAGGAGGTCGTCGCCGTCCTCGACCGCGACTCGGCGGGCACGACCGTCGGCGACCACCTGCCCGACGTCGACGCCGACGATGTCCCCGTCGTCGAGGGCGTCGAGGACGCCCCCGCGTTCGACGCCCTCGTCATCGGCATCGCCCCCATCGGCGGCGGCTTCGACGAGTCCTGGCGTTCCGACGTCCGCGGCGCCATCGAGCAGGGCGCCGACGTCGTCTCCGGGCTGCACTACTTCCTCGAGAACGACGCCGAGTTCCGCAACCTCGCCGACGAGCACGGCGTCGAACTGCGCGACGTCCGGAAGCCCCCGGACGACCTCACCGTCGCCGACGGCGTCGCTCGCGACCTCGACTGCGAGATCGTCCTGACGGTCGGGACGGACTGCTCGACCGGCAAGATGACGACGACGCTGGAGCTGGTCGAGGCGGCCCGCGAGGCCGGCCTCGACGCGGGGTTCGTCCCGACCGGCCAGACCGGCATCGTGATCGCCGGCTGGGGCGTCCCCATCGACCGGACGATCAGCGACTTCACGAACGGCGCCGTCGAGCGGATGCTCGTCGAGCGGGCCGACGAGCACGACTACCTCTTCGTCGAGGGCCAGGGCTCCATCTTCCACCCGGCCTACTCCGCGGTCACCTGCGGCATCCTCCACGGCGCGATGCCCGACCACCTCGTCCTCTGCCACGAGGCCGGCCGGGAGGCGATCCATGGCTACGAGTCCTTCTCGATCCCCGACCCCGGCCGGGTGGCCGACCGGTACCTCGACCTCGCCGAGAACGTCGCGCCCGCGGAGCTGCTCGGCGGCGCGCTGAACACGTACGAACTCGACGACGACGAGGCCGACGCGGCCATCGAGGCATACGAGGAGTCCATCGGCGTCCCCGCGGTCGACCCGGTCCGGGACGGCGCCGAGGAGCTTATCGAGCAACTATGA
- a CDS encoding cyclase family protein, whose protein sequence is MTDHTCDHDEQHGIDRRGFVRGCGAAMALSAAGIGPASFTASAQAETNYGDVGELLNDAPDNWGRWGDDDELGALNLLGSEQAFDGMKAAMRGGRRGIQTFTLQVPLTGEIIFDPAEAEPDPTSETGDPVFPGRAPARRNNVQDEGSYRDGEVEPQAGMRFSDDRFINELFLQGTTHVDALAHAWYAEPDDGDESRIYNGFDAATTGTTKQFDRAVESCEIEDGERVPVDETRGHERAGIGVAADEGIVGRAVLLDVGRELGEDGRLPLGHGITYDDLQATAEAQGTQFRERDIVFVRTGAMARTRDPDLEWSPLTEPGLVYSEELVEWIAEMDFPMIGADNIAVEKVMQRHEVDGEEQTFVIPLHGALLRNLGVYLNEILWLDDLAEQCASDGIYEFLYTTAPLNVERSSGAPVNPVAVKATASECEGETGGRSADRRSRSDEPDDRSDG, encoded by the coding sequence ATGACCGACCATACCTGCGACCACGACGAGCAGCACGGAATCGACAGGCGGGGCTTCGTCCGAGGCTGTGGCGCCGCGATGGCACTCTCCGCGGCGGGCATCGGACCGGCTTCGTTCACCGCCTCGGCCCAGGCGGAGACAAACTACGGCGACGTCGGGGAGTTGCTCAATGACGCCCCCGACAACTGGGGTCGCTGGGGCGACGACGACGAACTCGGCGCGCTCAACCTGCTCGGAAGCGAGCAGGCCTTCGACGGGATGAAGGCCGCGATGCGAGGCGGGAGACGCGGCATCCAGACGTTCACGCTACAGGTCCCGCTCACGGGTGAGATAATCTTCGACCCGGCCGAAGCCGAACCCGACCCCACGTCGGAGACGGGCGATCCGGTGTTCCCGGGCCGCGCGCCGGCCCGTCGGAACAACGTTCAGGACGAGGGCTCCTATCGCGACGGCGAGGTGGAACCGCAGGCCGGGATGCGGTTCTCCGACGACCGCTTCATCAACGAGCTCTTCCTCCAGGGGACGACCCACGTCGACGCGCTCGCACACGCCTGGTACGCGGAACCCGACGACGGCGATGAGAGCCGCATCTACAACGGGTTCGACGCCGCGACCACCGGGACGACGAAGCAGTTCGACCGGGCGGTCGAGAGCTGCGAGATCGAGGACGGCGAGCGGGTCCCCGTCGACGAGACGCGCGGCCACGAACGCGCCGGCATCGGCGTCGCCGCCGACGAGGGCATCGTCGGACGCGCCGTCCTGCTGGACGTCGGTCGGGAACTGGGAGAGGACGGTCGACTCCCGCTCGGACACGGAATCACGTACGACGACCTCCAGGCGACGGCGGAGGCCCAGGGGACGCAGTTCCGAGAGCGGGATATCGTCTTCGTGCGGACCGGAGCGATGGCCCGAACCCGCGACCCCGACCTCGAGTGGAGCCCGCTGACTGAGCCCGGGCTCGTCTACAGCGAGGAACTCGTCGAGTGGATCGCGGAGATGGACTTCCCCATGATCGGCGCCGACAACATCGCCGTCGAGAAGGTGATGCAGCGACACGAGGTCGACGGCGAGGAACAGACGTTCGTCATCCCGCTGCACGGCGCGCTCCTCCGGAACCTCGGCGTCTACCTCAACGAGATCCTGTGGCTCGACGACCTCGCCGAACAGTGCGCCTCGGACGGAATCTACGAGTTCCTCTACACCACCGCGCCGCTGAACGTCGAACGCTCCAGCGGCGCGCCCGTCAACCCCGTCGCCGTGAAGGCCACCGCGTCCGAATGCGAGGGTGAGACGGGCGGCCGGAGTGCCGACCGGCGTAGCCGGAGCGACGAGCCCGACGACCGAAGCGACGGGTAA
- a CDS encoding Vms1/Ankzf1 family peptidyl-tRNA hydrolase — MLDDLLGRTELKERIEALEEERDSLAAQLEAESERRSEAVSARQDAEERVNRLEDRIAEMEGRLAEREETADLAFRREESVRGRRLESVVSRLESFESDPESVLSAYVEAGVPEDLADVLGDRATLVDRAAPCLVWADDAGLLAVAARPPIDPEPFVEWGDAPRVDRAWLQPTGRFAFALVRSDTFAVGVYESDERVDYEGFTTDVKSDHSKGGFSQARFERLRDEQIATHVEKCEDALADVDADRLYVVGDRRLVGEFDADGEARVTADATAAVDATGDPKDALADAFDDFWTVRLYGL, encoded by the coding sequence ATGCTCGACGACCTCCTCGGCCGGACCGAACTGAAGGAACGCATCGAGGCCCTCGAGGAGGAGCGCGACAGCCTGGCGGCCCAGCTCGAGGCCGAGAGCGAGCGGCGCAGCGAGGCCGTCAGCGCCAGACAGGACGCCGAGGAGCGCGTCAACCGGCTGGAGGATCGCATCGCCGAGATGGAGGGCCGCCTCGCCGAGCGGGAGGAGACCGCCGACCTCGCGTTCCGCCGCGAGGAGTCGGTCCGCGGCCGCCGGCTCGAATCCGTCGTCTCGCGGCTGGAGTCATTCGAGAGCGACCCCGAGAGCGTCCTGTCGGCGTACGTCGAGGCTGGCGTCCCCGAGGACCTCGCGGACGTACTGGGTGACCGCGCCACGCTCGTCGACCGGGCCGCGCCGTGTCTGGTCTGGGCCGACGACGCCGGTCTGCTGGCCGTCGCCGCGCGCCCGCCCATCGACCCGGAGCCGTTCGTCGAGTGGGGTGACGCGCCCCGTGTAGACCGCGCGTGGCTCCAGCCGACGGGGCGGTTCGCGTTCGCGCTGGTCCGCTCGGACACCTTCGCCGTCGGCGTCTACGAGAGCGACGAACGCGTCGACTACGAGGGGTTCACGACCGACGTCAAGAGCGACCACTCGAAGGGCGGGTTCTCGCAGGCCCGGTTCGAGCGCCTGCGCGACGAGCAGATCGCCACGCACGTCGAGAAGTGCGAGGACGCGCTGGCCGACGTCGACGCAGACCGGCTGTACGTCGTCGGCGACCGCCGGCTCGTCGGCGAGTTCGACGCCGACGGGGAGGCGAGAGTCACCGCGGACGCGACGGCAGCCGTCGACGCGACCGGCGACCCGAAGGACGCGCTCGCGGACGCCTTCGACGACTTCTGGACGGTCCGGCTCTACGGGCTGTAA
- a CDS encoding DUF5802 family protein, whose translation MFEPFSRSYYLGRLYVEPYAGDRAVMHAEQHEQVNDELYDDHPGPLVMKIGTAHVPVHGADDVPGGTVALPEAALSATGVDNPPTLSEVLLAKADRASQLLGLATDADPSNTERAAGF comes from the coding sequence ATGTTCGAACCGTTCTCCCGAAGCTACTACCTGGGGCGGCTCTACGTCGAGCCGTACGCAGGAGACCGAGCAGTGATGCACGCCGAGCAACACGAGCAGGTCAACGACGAACTGTACGACGACCACCCGGGACCGCTAGTCATGAAGATCGGCACCGCCCACGTCCCCGTCCACGGGGCCGACGACGTCCCGGGTGGGACCGTCGCCCTGCCGGAGGCGGCGCTGTCGGCGACCGGCGTCGACAATCCGCCGACGCTCAGCGAGGTCCTGCTCGCGAAGGCCGACCGCGCGAGCCAGCTGCTCGGCCTGGCCACCGACGCCGACCCCTCGAACACCGAGCGGGCCGCGGGATTTTAG